The following are from one region of the Dreissena polymorpha isolate Duluth1 chromosome 2, UMN_Dpol_1.0, whole genome shotgun sequence genome:
- the LOC127867391 gene encoding uncharacterized protein PF3D7_1120000-like, which translates to MIRSEMSTKGEHTEKGEKPVKQLLFKAIQPSSSALRSERAKKQPRRTSSDSSEIMDFGKLQEQIDTMCSGIMDLREDLKSVVKKEEIEECVTRVMTGIEARIVKDIEKLVDRKVQEVKEKVDSLEFKYQSLQEHVTQLGKQHAEQLESIEIQMTKTHDLAKEANKKANYNEQYSRKNNVKIMDVKIDGDESSETLITKVSNLFNNQGVILEKQDIMAIHRIPGRKGSTKPVLIKLMNNQVKSNLMKKRKAMKEAGNRIADDVTKLNSGLISRLTLHHNIDSAWFFNGSVYGQTTRQERVKFDIYDNIDNVIENFRFGQRT; encoded by the coding sequence ATGATAAGGTCAGAAATGAGTACAAAGGGAGAGCACACAGAAAAGGGAGAAAAGCCAGTTAAGCAGTTGCTTTTTAAAGCAATTCAACCAAGCTCCTCAGCACTTAGAAGTGAACGTGCAAAAAAACAGCCAAGGCGCACTAGTTCAGATTCCAGCGAAATCATGGACTTCGGAAAGCTGCAGGAACAAATAGATACAATGTGCTCTGGTATAATGGACTTAAGAGAAGATCTTAAATCAGTTGTGAAGAAAGAGGAGATAGAGGAATGTGTGACACGGGTCATGACAGGCATCGAAGCCAGAATTGTGAAGGATATTGAAAAGTTGGTGGACCGTAAAGTACAAGAGGTTAAAGAAAAAGTAGATTCCTTAGAATTTAAGTACCAGTCACTTCAGGAACATGTAACCCAACTAGGGAAACAGCATGCAGAACAACTCGAGTCAATAGAAATACAAATGACAAAAACGCATGATTTAGCAAAAGAAGCAAACAAAAAAGCGAACTACAATGAACAATATTCTCGCAAaaataacgtgaaaataatggATGTAAAAATTGATGGCGACGAAAGCTCTGAGACCCTCATAACAAAGGTCTCCAATCTCTTCAACAACCAAGGGGTTATCCTTGAAAAGCAGGACATAATGGCTATCCATCGAATCCCAGGGAGAAAGGGGAGCACGAAACCGGTCCTCATTAAGCTGATGAACAACCAAGTAAAATCAAATCTGATGAAAAAACGCAAGGCCATGAAGGAAGCGGGCAACCGTATCGCGGATGATGTGACAAAGCTGAACTCTGGGCTGATAAGCCGACTAACATTGCATCATAACATTGATAGTGCATGGTTTTTCAATGGATCTGTATACGGACAAACCACGAGACAAGAGCGTGTCAAGTTCGATATATATGACAATATAGACAATGTAATAGAAAACTTCAGATTTGGACAGAGGACGTAG